The Calonectris borealis chromosome 6, bCalBor7.hap1.2, whole genome shotgun sequence genome contains the following window.
AGAGGAGACTATGCTTCACAACATCAATGTCTATGACAGTCAGTAACGAAGAAGTCCCTACCATGTTGACAGAAATCTCcctttcttgcagttttggtgCTTCAAAGTCAGCTTTTCTTGTGCCTGAAACAGAACTAAAACAGATCAAAGAATTTCGTACAAGAAATGGCCCAACAATTTTAAATTCTGCTAAGATACCAAGTACTCTGAAAtactaatttaaatatttccaaaagctcacagtaaaataaataaaatgtgcttAATAAATCTTAGCTTAAAATGAGAACCTAAGTTTTTTGAGATCTGTATTTTGTAAAAGCAGTGGTTGCAACCTGAAACAGAAAGCTATGTTCTAGGTTTATGTTAGGCTGTTTTTCCTTTATACCTAGATGGCTTTCTGTGTGATGTTTCGGTGTATGTCTTTACAATTTGAAATCTCTGTGccatttttgattaattttactAACGCTTAACAAGAAATTTGAAAAAGATCTCTAGTTGTTTACTTGATGCAGTAAAACCTTATTGCCAAATTTGTTTTAATCTCCACTTACATAAAGTAACTGGACGTGATTCTTGAACATGCAGTACCATATGTCTGCCTGAAATAGGAAGTTATTTTTCTATCATTCTTCTTAACTAAATGATAATCTTAGCAGAACCACTGCTTATATACCTAATATTATCTTTGTTGGCAGCAAAGtcgttttgttttggtgggttttttgtggttctttttttgtttgtctgggtttttttgggttttttttgtgtttggtggggtttttttgtttgtttgttttgtgggtttttgggggttttgtttgttgttgttgttttttttttaaagaccgaCAGCATTAAGATTAGAGACAAAGATTTTAGTAGTGAAAGTAGGGAACCAGGAAAATTACCTGTAAATTGAAAAATTTCACTATAAAGATAGTAAAAATACAACTCCAGAGTTTGCATATTAGAACACTACAGAGTAaaaaatttccttaaaataaaatcactgtacCAAAGTGCTATGCTACTCTTTCAGCTAAACAGTTTGGAGCAACAAGATACATCCTGAAATAAAGAAATTCTAAGTTTATCATCTTTTAAACTCACTTCTCATTTATTTTGAACTTTAATAAATACCACAAATAAAGACTACTTACTCGTAGCAAAGATCCTCTCTAAACAactgtcaaaaaagaaaagattgttttaattttctgaagaaaacaatttatattaaaaacaaaaagcaattaagAAATTACCTTGCACGGAACATAAGAAGAAGAGATTGGGAACAACTTCATCTCCACTGATAGCGGTGGAAGTGCATTTAAAGGTATgcccatttttattttcattctcataCAGTTGtaattctttttcagcttttccaaaaCCAACATGAGAGATGAACCTAATTCAGTATTTCCATTATATCTGTTAAAATATGTATAAGAAAATAAGATCAACTTAGACAGacatttattttactgcttcCAGAATTGCCCAAACATTTTACAGTGTTGAGAGATTCCTCCACATCGCGCAGGAACAGGAGCTCTCTGGAGCCATACTCTGCTTCACGGCATTACTAGGTGCTCTCTTGAACCCCCTGCTAAGCTATGAGCAGGCACTACGGTAATGAGGTTTTATAGCTATCCGTGGCACAGTAAAGCGTTCAGAGGCAGGACTCCTTGGCTGAATTCCAGGTTCGTTACAGGGCACGTGCTTTATCAGCTAGAGACTCTGCCATCGCCACCCCCTTCCTGCCTCACCTCTTAACATCCTGcacctcctctctttctcctttaccgcctcctccccagctccccccctaTGCACCTCGCCCACTCCTGAATCGATTCTCTGTACTATTCCTTCTGTACTTTTCCTCTTGTACAGAAAGACATTCCTGGAAACAAACTGTATTTTGCTGGGTCTGCGAATGCTACAGAAAATTTTAGGCTGAAAATTTAGGCTGGCAGTTACGAGAACGTAAACTCTTTTGGACAACAATGCTAACTATAAACACTGTTAGAAGCTATGGATAGAATACATCAGTAACATTTAGCAATTAATGCCTTTTAACCAAGCTATCCATTTCATTTAAAAGGACATTAAAGTACATGCCTGCTAAAACATGTCTTTTCCTCCAAAGCCAGTTTGTAAATCTTCAAGCAGTGCCGATAGCACATCTGATAATGAGTGTTTAGAATCTGCAATTCTGCTTCAATTGCTCTCTGCAGTATTTTTTGACAGTAGCTTGATGCAGAATTCTTCACGGCTTGTTTGTCAAGATGTACCGGCCTTTAACATAAGAATAATAAATGAAATCTTGAAGCCCTTGAATCAATATTTTACAttcattatgttttattttgaaacaagtaACTTTCCAGAAGCTATTTCTGATacaattcaaggaaaaaaagaaaaatgaaatcagttCTTCCTATTtactatacagaaaaaaatgatgtCTTACAGTAGCTTTCACATTATAATCATCCTTAACTGAGAGGCAGAAACTGCACGAGCACCATAATCATTTCTATCCAAAAAGTGCAGTcgaaagaacaaaaagaaacttaGCAACTCTGTTGATCTACAGACGCACTCACTTTGCTTCCACAGTCACagaatgatttaggttggaagggatctctggaggtctgCAGTACAAACCTctgttcaaagcagggctaacttcaaaatCAGCTCAGGGTCTTATCCAGTCCAgctttgttgttgggtttgggtttttttgtttgttttaaatctccaGGAAAGGAGATTGTACCATGCCTCCAACGCTGTTCCAATACTACTCTCACTATAAGAAACTTTTTCTTACACCCACTTAGAATTCCCCTCACTGCAACTGCTAGCTCTTGCCCTTTCAAAACGCACCTCTGCAAAGATTTTGAGTCTGTCTTCTCAGCAACCCACCACAAGATTACCAAGAACTGCAAGGAGGTTCCCTACCTCTGCAGCCTTCCCTTCTGCGGGCTGaccaaacccagttccctcagctctCTCCACACATCAGGTGCTCCACCAGTTCCCCTTCACCATCTCCATGGTCATCTGGTGGGCTTTCCCCAGTCTGCCAATCTCTTTCTTGCACTACAATGCCCACAGCTGGAGATACCTTTCCAGTTGTAACCTCACAAGCACCAAACTGAGAAGAATCAACACTTCCCTCCATTCGCTGGCTGCACTCTTGCTAATGCAGCCCCAGGATGTGGTTTCCCTTCTTCACCATACGGGAGCACTGCTGACTTAGACTTGACAGTCTGCAACTGCAGACCAAGGCTGCTTTGGTCTTTGTTCAACTTCAGGAGGTCTTCGGCTCATTCTTCTCACTTTTCTAGATCCCTCTGAAAGGCAGCCCTACCCTCCAGCacaagagctgctgcccagcagtCTTTTAATACCATCAGTTTTGCTAAGTCACGAACAACCTTTcaatcatgaaaaaaatcttatccAGCATCTAGAATTCCAAACCAAGAACAATTCATGACTCACCTCTCAGTGCTTATCTTTACATCGCTGCTGCACAACTCATTTTTTGATTCCTGCTGTTCctaaacaaaaaacattttaaaaggttacAGATTAACATTCATATAGACAAGTTCTGAGCaactttaagttaaaaaaatgttCTATATATCAAAATTGTTTGctgtatgttttggtttttttttttaagttacctgAATTTGTGAGCTTCTTTCAGCTGTTGCAGTATTGCCATCTGAGTGTTCTTCTGGCATCTCAGTAAGCTGTGGCCAAATTTGCACTGCACTACCAGCTCCACATGACCAGTTTGTATTGCAAGCAACGTCTGCACAGGTTTCACGGCGCCATCCCATGGGTCGAGATTTGTTCATCATTGTTATCTCTGTATTAATAGCCCTGGACGAGAGACAAACCTGAGCACTGGTACTTCTGCTTGTTGTAAAGCAAGCTCTAAAATCAGAGCACACATCAACAGCCTGGTTAACCGTAGAGACACTGGCAACGTTTTTCAAGTTGTCACGATGTTCCAACTCTGAGTTCAGACAGCTGGTATTTCCACGGGAGGATTCATCTGCAACTTCCATCTCAAAAAAGGGATTCTCGCTAGTGAGAATTGCAGAGGCTGGAAACTGGGTTTCAGCATCCTTTGCAGTGCAGTCAATGCAGCTGGTACCATGTGCGCGCACACCAGATTCTTCACAACTGTAGAAATCGGAGTCCCCTGCACGTTTGCAAAATTGCATGGCTACTGCAGGGGCCCTCTCCCGTAGTGACAATAAAGGATTGTCTTGCTTCACCGAGTTGCTGTGAATGTGTCTGTCATTGTTTTCAGACACTCCACTTGTAGCCGTTCGGGGTGGCAGCGTGTCATCAATCAGCGGGATGTCTTTCACCTCTTCATTTTCTAAACTGTCACGTACAAGCAGATTTGGACAGACCCTTTCTTTACTCCCACAAGCACAACTTTCAAGTATGCTTCCATAAACAATACTATGATACTCTGTTTGCTCTTCCTGATGATCACAAGTCACGCCGTTGCAATCTGGCAGAGACAGAGAGTCCTGAAGCAGGTGGGGAAGCTCTGGCATAGCTGCTTCTGGGCAGGTCTGGTCACCTACGCCACACTCAGATGCAGGAGAACAATCTTCCAACACGTCAACGAGATTTTGTTCCTTTGCAACTACACCCCCTGGAACTTCATGAACTGGATCTATCAGCTTTAAGGTTTCGATCCCTATAGTTTCCCTTTGCTCAGAAAACTCACTTGAGCTATTCCTATCACCAAAAGCTTGCTCATTAGCACTGAGATACTCCAGCTGTGAATCTTCACCTAAATGGCTTTGTCTGCAATCATCACACACCCTGCAATTAAAGTGCGTATTGTCACACGCCCTTCCCAACAGATCAacttctttcttgctttcatcTACCTGTGCACAGCAAATTCTCATTCTCATTTTATTGTACATTTCAATATCTGCATCTAAAGACGAACTTAAATAAGGTAAGCTTTCCTCTGACAACTTCAATTCTGAAACATTGACAGAACATGCCTGGCCAAAACCTGAGTGGTTAGCTCCTGCTGCAACGTCTCTGATGAGCATATGCTCAGCTTcctcagaataagaaaaaagatgCGAGGTCTGATTGAAGCATCTCCTTTTGCTTTTAACATCGCTGTTCTTTTCTAATTCCATGGTACAAACACTTAAGTCCTCCTCCTTAGAAGTTATACACACAACTCACTTCCACTGCAACCTCTCAAAGTCATCGGCTTGTCTCTTCCTATCAGTTTCTCACcttaataaaaataagagaagTTCAAGATACTCCATGGTGCACAAGAGGAcattactgtttaaaaaatgttaaattaaccATCTTATTATTACCTACTGCGTGCTAGTATAGAAGCTAGGAATTACATGGTACGTTCTCAAAGAAATCCTAAGAGCTCAGAGGCGGCCGTTAAAAGAATGCACTGTTCTTGCTTGCCTGACTTCAATTGAGTAAAAGCCTCCTCAGAGACCAATCAATCCTGTTTTCTTAACTCTTGGGCAAAGTTTCCATCCTCTTACCACAGAAGCATTTCTTGGCTGAATCATCAGAATCCCTGTTGATACACAGCAAGCTACTTACATCGCACGCCAACTTCACGACAGCACACAAGGTGTTTCAATGCACGTACTGACTCTGAGAGTCAGGATGCAGATGTTATCCTGGATACAGCAACCACAAACCGACCTCACACCGTTCCTGATTGTATGTTTGGCCTGTAAGCACTCCTTGACACAGAAAGCTTACAGCTTCTTGATCTAAGACCGGTATATTTACTGTAGGCAACATCCTCCAGTCCAGGAgctataaaaattttaaaaactacttaAATGAGTGAAGAGGTGAACTTAGAGCTCTGTGCCTTCAGAGAACTAAAACCCCTTCAGATATTGGACAAGGGAGAAACAGAAGCATATTCCTTTTAATTCTGgggaaacaagaagaaatggtTATTGAGCACAGAGCTGTAAGAAAACCCGAAAATCTTTCCAACCAAGAAGTGTAAGACATAAGGGAAAACAGGAAGATGGTTTCTTGGATCAGAGCGCTTCTTTTAGCTACACAAGAAAGCTGGACGATACATCAAACCAAAACAATACACCTGCTCTGGATTGCAACAAACCTAGTTTTATAGCAAACATGAacgaaaagcagagaaaaagcataTAGGGATGGAAGATGCTCTTTGTGAAGCTTGTTTCTTATAAATTGTTGTCAGgtctcctctgccttcccccaaAGCTCATAATGAAGAGAGGGATACATAGAAACGTTAGACACATTTCTCAGCTAGGTATGCTTTCTAAACTACCAAAACTAAACATAACAATTTTATATTATAGTCTCTAACCTGACTATAATCTTACATAGAACACAGCAAATTACAGTCTTGTCTGTAACTCTTCCCCCTGCAGGCCAACCAACACACCCAGCTGGGTTTCATACCCTTTTAAAGACACAAGTCACTGGTTCATCCCTCAGAGGAAGTTTCCAGCTGGGTGAAACAGTCTGTAAGGCACCGAGTGAAGTACTGAAGCAACTAACGCACAAGTTACATGAGCTCTGTCCACTCCAGGTACAAACAGTGTGAGCCAGGCCTCGTATCTGCATGGGAAGGTTTGCAGAATGGACCCCTAAGAGGTAACTTCATCACAGCCCTTCCTCACAGGGAAAAATGGCTTGTCTCTCACATCTGCATCCACTCATTCTCCTCCGCTAAGGATCAGCATTGAAATGACATCATTTAAAATCGCttaataaaaatcatttaaataatttaacagaaGTCATCAATAGAAGTCAGtcaccctccaaaaaaacccttacCGTGTTTTCACTATGCACTTCTACGgttatttttgtttcacaaacGTTAGCTTTCTTATCACATTAACTTTACCTTCATCTCCTAACTGAAGTTTTGAGCAACTGTATCTGTGAAATTCAAAATCTTGCCATAATGCTGCCAAAGCGCATCTCAGATGCCTAGACACAAATTACAGCATACTACCACAGAAAAatggctttttccccccacttttttcCTTAAGAACGAGTTAAGAAACACGAACCACAATAGCTCTAGGTATGCCCCAGATAAATAACAATAACCTTGTCACTACTACTGACGCAGCTGGATGCTTAACAACAGCCAAGCAGGTTAGAAACCAACACTGATATTAAAACACAGCCTCCACTCCGCAGAGCGGCGTGGGGAGCCACAGCTGAGCCcccagggaggaaggggggagtcCTCAGCGCAGCCCGGTGCCCCCGCTCGCCCAAAGGGAACCCTCCAGGCAGGGAACCGCCGCTCACAGCGCTCACCTTGGCTCCAAGGAAGGCTGAGCAAGCTTCCTGCTGCCTAAAGGAAGCCGCCCCCCTCCCTTAACGCCTCCGTGCCGGCGTCGAAGCCCCCCTCGCCTCCgccccggccggccgggcgggcgaCAACGGCCCCGCCGAGCACGCGCTCAACGGCCGCAcacccgccgctccccgcccgcgccTCCGGCCCATTGGCTGCGACAGGAGGTGCTCCAGCGCCTGATTGGCCGGCGCGGCGCCTGCGCCCACCGGGTGCCGCCCGCCCCCCTCATGGACCCCGCCCGCGGCCATGTCACCTCAGAGGCGGTTgggcccttcccctcctctgtcAGGGCCGAGCGGGGTTCTCCCGACGCCTAGCACCGAGAGCCCAAACCGCAGCCTGCCGGGGACAGCAGCGTGGCTTCGCGTACAGGGATTAAAACCTACCAGCAGCTGGAGAACGTATTACAGGCAGTGGAGACCAATGCAGTGAACCGGGGGATGTCACCCCATAAATACCGGTTTCTGCTACGCAGGTTACCGATTGTAAATGTGCGTGTTATTTTTACAAGGTTAGTTCTAGCCCTTACACCTCCTTTTAAACACATGGATGTGAagttcatagaatggtttgggttggaagggacctttaaaggtcatctagtccaacccccctgctgtgggcagggacatcttcaactggatcaggttgctcagagccccgttctTAACAAAGCACGCAAAACATGGCTTAGCTGCCTAAAACAAACTAAACCCCGAACCCATATAATTCATTGTTTAGAgcatttaaaaaagcagagaCAAGCACTAACCTCCTCCTCAGTATACTTCATGTAAGCCATTGCTGTGTGACAACGGGTGACGATGAGTGCAAGATGAAATTTAATACTAAAattgacacatttttaatgaaccTAGTTGCCTCCTGCTGGGAGGGATTCTCCTATTGAAAGTTACCATGTTCACCATAAATACTTTAAGTGGACAATGAATCCCATCAGCAATACCATTCAAATTTCTCCTGATGGgactctgtccctgtcccccagcctccccAAGTGCACCCTCACATCAGTGCCCTTACTCACACAAGCCTTTGTACATTTTACAACCAGTATTGCTCATGTTTGTGTGTCTGCAGCAATATATTACAAAGGAAAATGAGCCCATTACACCAGTATCATCCAAAAAGCCTGTATTTTCCAAGAGAACTTTTAGCAGTAACATCATCATGACAGACCACTCCATAAAAACTACCCCAACAAGTGACATTTTTTATTGGCGAGTTCTGCTAATGAACTACTTCTTCCACGCTCATATCTCCCaacagatttgatttttaaaaacaaaacaaacaaaaaaacattttgggtaACATTCCATTTgcaaacaataaaattatttaacatttaaaaataaaacaaaggatagcaattttaaatacaaattctaGGAAAATCCGTCCTGGTTGCCCCAGGAGCCGTTCCTCGCCAGGCTGCCACCACCTTGGCTCCGCTCTGGATCGGCGGGCTGGGTACCAAGGCTCTCCCATTTGGAGCTCGATTAAAAGGACCGGGGCGTGTGCTATCATTACCATTCGAAGCCCTGTTGTTGTACATTCTtcacaggaaaacataaaacagtTTGCAGTAAATCAACCAGtactttttcttcccttattCTAAAGCTAAGCCATACTGAaagtttggggggggagggggagaaaaagtgGCTTCAACATTCAGCTACTTTATCACACACAAAGATTTCTACTAAGAGCATATCCAGGTTGAAATACACATCTGATTTCTGTCATGAGGTTAATGCTTATGGGGTGCGAGATGCAATCTACTTCAAAATAATAAACACATCACTTCTTGATgagcaaagtattatttttagCCTTTTGGACCAACGCTTAGTTGCTAGGCTGTTTCTCCTCAATCTTGCCAGGAGAGACAGTCTTCACCGCTACCACGAATAAAAAGATGACCAGTGGCAATCACACACCTTATCATCAGTTAGTAAGATGATGTATTTAGCACGTTTGTTTgcattctgaaaaatgaaaaccctTAGTTTATTTTTTAGGCCCCAGAGGCTTTGTACACCAGAAATTACACAAGTCAACCACAGAAAATTGTAAATTGGTATCCACGGTGATTTTGAGGTATTCCACAAGAAATCCGGCTCTGCACCTGAATGTTCCTctcaaaaacacaaaaaaaaaaagaaaaagaaaaagaacccaaAGCCCTAGCTGGAgtggaaatttcatttaaaagattcCTTTAATCCCCATGTTCCACCACACTTGATCAAAAAGAACATAGTTATTTCCCAGGGGCACAAAAAAAGCCTTCTTCATCCTTTTCCTGGAATATTAATTTCAGTACTTCATTCCTAAATTTCCGGGTACACTCAGAAGAGATGAAGAGAAAGGTGTTATTTTCTAGCCAAACCAGAGAAACACATTCAGACACTGtttttggtttatttaatttGTGAAGGTGCTCTAAGAAGATACAAGCGATCCCCTTAACGTTGAAAATAGCAGCGGTTTATACTCTAACCTCAGTCTGCGAGGAAGAAGCTAGGGAAAGATCTGGACCGGAGAGTCTGAAGACCAAGTTAAGAAGAAACGGCCTCCCGGGTCTGGATTTGGCTTGATAGAACCGTATCTATGGAGGCAGTCAGCATCGACAGAAGGTTGCGCCTGTCGAACGGGAGATGCTGCTTCATAGCGTGAGCAGGTTGCTAAGGGACTGGTCGCCTGCCTTACTCGCCAGCTTTTCTGTTAGGGCTGAAGGGGGAAGGACAGCTTTATTCTTCAGGTAACTGCTGTTCTCCTTTGAGTAGTACATTCAGAACGAGTTCCAATAAACAGAGCTGTAGTGCTAGTTGTGTATAATAAACTGCCTGCAACGTTTCAATTGGGTAtgttatttttcatgaaaagtgGAAAACCTTTAAAATGACCATAGAAGGAAATAATTCGCTACTTCTGTATTTGTAGAAAAACCATAGGCAGTAATATTTTCTAAAGtgcttctttactttttaaaaattagactTGTATTTTGTAGCGGCATAGTTTCCTAGTAGTTCATGGACCAGTAGATAGTTTCTGATGTAAAAAACCCATTACATGTTTTGTTTAAGCAAATGACGCTTGCTTTGACAAATGCACCGAAGTGAGTGATCTAAGTGCAAAACCCACCATTTCTTAAAACACGGCCTTATGCTGGTTTATTAATGCAACTTTACATCCTTTAAAAGTAGTTTACTTCAATTCCAAGAGCAGGgattaaataatacaaataaaagttGAAAATTCAATGAAGCTATTGCCTATTTACCCTGAAATAAAATAGTCTTATGATTCAACTGGTGCAAAAATCCCTCCAAACACCTTTGTTTTATTGGCAAAGTCATTTAAGGTCACTTTTGCTTCCAAGACCATCTTCTTCCATGGTTTCCACTGAAGGAGTTTTGCTTTGTAATGGCTTGTGGTTCCACAGTGATTTGTAAATGAAAAACCTACTATGAATAACTCTACCGTAGTCACTAAATTACAGATACTGTCATGAGAAAGTCCAAAActtacagtgtttttttttttaaattttcagcaaGACACAAAATTCCAGTCCAGTTAAAGTCTTTTCTTTGAATGCCATTTTAAATGGCAATAAATGGCTGCTGTGCCTTCTGGATGGAGAACTTAATGTGACGCCCAATGTGCTTCTTATATGGTCGACGGATGTTGTATTTCAAATGCACCCAAAAACGGCGTAGAAGGGCCCCCGCAGGCACAGCCATTTGGATGAGCTACTCCTATGTATATAGTGCAGTAGGTTTGAATCTGCGTAGAGAGAACCACAACTGGGTGGCACGTAGCAAATGTTGGGGTTGTCTGTTCTCAGAAGGCATGACACAAAGCATCCCGGACAGCAAGAGACAGAAGCATCTGCAACGTTGTTCTGATTCTGTCAAGTAGTAGTAGTTTCCATCGAAAGGTGGTGATTATTGCTGAGACAGTAAAGCACTCCGGTTGGCTTTCATCTTCTCCAAGCGTTTTACTAGATGACCATTGCTGACTTCAAGCTCTTCGGTTTTATCCAATGCTGAACGaagctgaaggaaggaaggagaaaaaaaaaaacccacgtaaCTTTCGCAgtgttttccctttccaaagATAAAGCAAGGTTTGTAGTTACCAACACTAACTGCTCATATTGCTGGAATGTCCTTACAATATAAAGCAGTTGAAAATTCCTGTTAGCGGAGTTAAAAGTAGATGTTGTGTAACTGCTTTGAAGGCCACAGACACAGATGTTTTCTAAGCATGGTGCCAAGAATCCAAGGTATTAACAGAATGTTCGACAAATGGCTCAGAGTTTGCCTCAACTTCAGAGGCACGGATGCTCAGAGATACCTGCCGGTGACATACGTCTGTCTCACTGCCTAGCTTGCATGTTTCTGGTTCCTGGAACGACAGCCACAGCCGTGGCTTTGGAGCCTTAGTTTTCTATAAAatccacaatgggatgggggtaGGGAGAGAGAGGTGGACTGCACAGAGCAATAGTtacaggcagcagagcagaggaagtatttaggaaaagaaaggagcCACAATGAACAAAAGGCAGGAGGCAGGTGTGAAAGAAGTGGACAAATGTATTTAAGCTGGTTGTAGCAGCTACTTGGAGAGAACATGAAATTTGGTAAGGTCAAAATTACGGATGAAGATGCAGTGTTTTAAGAGACAAACATGGACAGCATCTGCAGATGGACACACTACAGCAAACAGGCAC
Protein-coding sequences here:
- the RBM44 gene encoding RNA-binding protein 44, whose amino-acid sequence is MELEKNSDVKSKRRCFNQTSHLFSYSEEAEHMLIRDVAAGANHSGFGQACSVNVSELKLSEESLPYLSSSLDADIEMYNKMRMRICCAQVDESKKEVDLLGRACDNTHFNCRVCDDCRQSHLGEDSQLEYLSANEQAFGDRNSSSEFSEQRETIGIETLKLIDPVHEVPGGVVAKEQNLVDVLEDCSPASECGVGDQTCPEAAMPELPHLLQDSLSLPDCNGVTCDHQEEQTEYHSIVYGSILESCACGSKERVCPNLLVRDSLENEEVKDIPLIDDTLPPRTATSGVSENNDRHIHSNSVKQDNPLLSLRERAPAVAMQFCKRAGDSDFYSCEESGVRAHGTSCIDCTAKDAETQFPASAILTSENPFFEMEVADESSRGNTSCLNSELEHRDNLKNVASVSTVNQAVDVCSDFRACFTTSRSTSAQVCLSSRAINTEITMMNKSRPMGWRRETCADVACNTNWSCGAGSAVQIWPQLTEMPEEHSDGNTATAERSSQIQEQQESKNELCSSDVKISTERPVHLDKQAVKNSASSYCQKILQRAIEAELQILNTHYQMCYRHCLKIYKLALEEKTCFSRYNGNTELGSSLMLVLEKLKKNYNCMRMKIKMGIPLNALPPLSVEMKLFPISSSYVPCKLFREDLCYDSVSGTRKADFEAPKLQEREISVNMDNPQAVCLTDDSQQNYSTSSKTFEEPHKDQDVERGCVKNEEGNEYWFDATEDLTVADFSVISEETKKQQEKQDTFDLREAKKMESGNDRSFTCAGGLSSSVSEGDLRSHFQKNQISDTLFSVDSSNYRYAFLSFKDTNKAKLAVEEMNQKKIKGKPVSVEIVNTSSNNKYLVSQVLTNTLWHEIQPVNNGQRNDQDKTFTSASNSVKAPDATSASEKMHLLPITSSKISCSTQVPSETKRPGPKSSTEDSVHYLLGVNQKDTGENFLQKTSVPFSTNSYDAFISPNTLNLSSFTKLLKKLQEIHPEASRDKIVDALLEVRKNNKGILSGLSISSIVERTSVILRKSRPSCGWGKQCK